In endosymbiont of unidentified scaly snail isolate Monju, the following are encoded in one genomic region:
- a CDS encoding tetratricopeptide repeat protein, whose amino-acid sequence MEIDPRALDGSAYTTLGVFYHKVPGGFIGYGDDDKALEYLQKALSIDPDGMGPNYFMGEYWADKNHCDKAIPYLKKVLNAPDLSERPIYSRGRKTEARRKLKECRQVSDGML is encoded by the coding sequence GTGGAAATCGACCCGCGCGCACTCGACGGCTCGGCCTATACCACCCTTGGCGTCTTCTACCACAAGGTGCCGGGCGGCTTCATCGGGTATGGCGACGACGACAAGGCCCTGGAGTACCTGCAAAAGGCCCTGTCCATCGACCCCGACGGCATGGGCCCCAACTATTTCATGGGCGAATACTGGGCCGACAAGAACCACTGTGACAAGGCGATCCCCTATCTGAAGAAGGTACTGAACGCCCCTGACCTCAGCGAACGCCCGATCTACTCGCGTGGACGCAAGACCGAGGCCCGCCGCAAGCTGAAGGAATGCCGGCAGGTGAGCGACGGCATGCTGTGA
- the aroQ gene encoding type II 3-dehydroquinate dehydratase — protein MASILVLNGPNLNLLGTREPATYGSTTLTDIEQRLRTLADEHELAFFQSNHEGALIDRIHQAGREDVDFILVNPAALTHTSVGLRDALLGVDIPFIEIHLSNVFAREPFRHHSYLSDIAVGVISGLGAQGYELALAAALARVG, from the coding sequence ATGGCAAGCATCCTGGTGCTCAACGGACCCAATCTGAACCTGCTGGGCACCCGTGAGCCGGCCACCTACGGCTCGACGACACTGACCGATATCGAGCAACGCCTGCGCACCCTGGCAGACGAGCATGAACTCGCCTTTTTCCAGTCGAACCACGAAGGTGCACTGATCGATCGCATTCACCAGGCTGGCCGGGAGGACGTGGACTTCATCCTCGTCAACCCGGCGGCCCTGACCCACACCAGCGTTGGCCTGCGCGACGCCCTGCTCGGCGTGGACATCCCGTTCATCGAGATCCATCTCTCGAACGTGTTCGCGCGCGAGCCCTTCCGTCATCACTCCTACCTGTCGGACATCGCGGTGGGGGTGATCAGCGGCCTCGGCGCGCAAGGCTACGAGCTGGCACTCGCCGCCGCCCTGGCGCGCGTCGGGTGA
- the prmA gene encoding 50S ribosomal protein L11 methyltransferase: MPWIQTHLTVDKSQAPLVELLLEQLGALSVTLGDAGDEPMLEPAPGETPLWSATRVTGLFAGDTDIDSLRAALNGALAREPGRSLEIEVLEDRDWERAWLDRFAPMCFGKRLWIRPGGQALDVGPDAAIVDLDPGLAFGTGTHPTTALCLEWLDAHPPAGLEVIDFGCGSGILGIAALKLGARRVEAVDHDPQAVLATCENAQRNAVADRLQACDDRAFEDRPAQLVLANILANVLIELAPRIGGLVAPGGTLVLSGILADQAAAVTEAYQHVIDFQPPHQREGWVLLHGHRPLETA; encoded by the coding sequence GTGCCCTGGATCCAGACCCACCTGACCGTCGACAAGTCGCAGGCGCCGCTGGTCGAACTGCTGCTCGAACAGCTGGGCGCCCTGTCGGTCACCCTGGGCGATGCCGGCGACGAACCCATGCTTGAACCGGCGCCCGGCGAGACCCCCCTGTGGTCCGCGACCCGGGTGACCGGCCTGTTCGCCGGCGACACCGACATCGACAGCCTGCGCGCCGCGCTCAATGGCGCGCTGGCGCGCGAGCCGGGGCGCAGCCTCGAGATCGAGGTCCTCGAAGACCGCGACTGGGAGCGCGCCTGGCTGGACCGCTTCGCCCCCATGTGCTTCGGCAAACGCCTGTGGATCCGTCCCGGAGGTCAGGCGCTGGACGTCGGGCCGGACGCAGCGATCGTGGACCTGGACCCCGGCCTGGCCTTCGGCACGGGCACCCATCCGACCACCGCGCTGTGTCTCGAGTGGCTGGATGCGCATCCGCCGGCAGGACTCGAGGTGATCGACTTCGGCTGTGGCTCGGGCATCCTCGGCATCGCCGCGCTCAAGCTCGGCGCGCGGCGCGTCGAGGCCGTCGACCATGACCCGCAGGCGGTACTGGCCACATGCGAGAATGCCCAGCGCAACGCGGTGGCCGACAGGCTGCAGGCCTGCGACGACCGCGCCTTCGAGGACCGACCCGCGCAACTGGTGCTGGCCAACATCCTCGCGAACGTGCTGATCGAACTGGCGCCGCGCATCGGCGGGCTGGTCGCGCCCGGCGGCACGCTGGTGCTCTCGGGTATCCTCGCCGATCAGGCCGCGGCGGTCACCGAAGCCTACCAGCATGTCATCGACTTCCAGCCCCCCCACCAGCGCGAGGGCTGGGTTTTGCTGCACGGCCATCGCCCTCTGGAGACTGCATGA
- the fis gene encoding DNA-binding transcriptional regulator Fis → MTLIANESAPHPGNPSGNGQQRQGAPLSLMVRQALDEYFAQLDGTEHRDLYQMVMAQAEQPLLERVMLHTGGNQTRAAQLLGISRATLRKKLALYNLV, encoded by the coding sequence ATGACCTTGATCGCCAACGAATCCGCCCCCCACCCCGGCAACCCGTCCGGCAATGGGCAGCAACGTCAGGGCGCACCGCTCAGCCTCATGGTGCGCCAGGCGCTGGACGAGTATTTCGCACAGCTCGACGGCACCGAGCACAGGGACCTCTACCAGATGGTCATGGCCCAGGCCGAGCAGCCCCTGCTCGAGCGCGTGATGCTGCACACCGGCGGCAACCAGACGCGGGCGGCGCAACTGCTGGGGATCAGCCGCGCTACCCTGCGCAAGAAGCTGGCGTTGTACAATCTGGTCTGA
- the purH gene encoding bifunctional phosphoribosylaminoimidazolecarboxamide formyltransferase/IMP cyclohydrolase produces MPTITRALISVSDKTGVVDFARDLHEAGLEILSTGGTARLLKESGIPVVEVGDYTGFPEMMDGRVKTLHPKIHGGILGRRGTDDEVMEEHGIGRIDLVAVNLYPFQQAVADPECTLEHAIENIDIGGPTMIRAAAKNHRDVAVVVDPRDYGRIVQEMRENAGKVSESTCFELAVKTFEHTAQYDGAIANWLGAINPDGSRDDFGRTINLQFHKAQGMRYGENPHQKAAFYVEDNIEESSVATAHQLQGKALSYNNIADTDAALECVKQFDEGPACVIVKHANPCGVAVGESLLEAYDRAYATDPESAFGGIIAFNGELDGETAQAIVDRQFVEVIIAPTVSAEAIEAVSAKQNIRLLACGEWAAESLHRLDFKRVNGGLLVQEADLQLLRETRVVTERQPTEEEMRDLLFAWRVAKFVKSNAIVYAKDGMTIGVGAGQMSRVNSARIAGIKAEHAGLEVKGSVMASDAFFPFRDGIDNAAQAGIAAVIQPGGSMRDEEVIAAANEHGMAMVFTGMRHFRH; encoded by the coding sequence ATGCCCACCATCACCCGAGCTCTGATCTCCGTTTCCGACAAGACCGGCGTGGTCGACTTCGCCCGCGACCTGCACGAGGCTGGCCTCGAGATCCTGTCCACCGGCGGCACCGCACGGCTGCTCAAGGAGTCCGGCATCCCGGTCGTCGAGGTCGGCGACTACACCGGCTTCCCCGAGATGATGGACGGCCGGGTCAAGACCCTGCATCCCAAGATCCACGGCGGCATCCTCGGCCGCCGCGGCACCGACGACGAGGTGATGGAAGAACACGGCATCGGCCGCATCGACCTGGTAGCGGTCAATCTCTACCCCTTCCAGCAGGCCGTGGCCGATCCCGAGTGCACCCTGGAACACGCCATCGAGAACATCGACATCGGCGGCCCCACCATGATCCGCGCTGCGGCCAAGAACCATCGCGACGTGGCCGTTGTGGTCGATCCCCGGGACTATGGCCGTATCGTCCAGGAGATGCGCGAGAACGCCGGCAAGGTGAGCGAGAGCACCTGCTTCGAGCTGGCGGTAAAGACCTTCGAACACACCGCACAGTACGACGGCGCCATCGCCAACTGGCTGGGGGCGATCAACCCCGACGGCTCGCGCGACGACTTCGGGCGCACCATCAATCTGCAGTTCCACAAGGCACAGGGCATGCGCTACGGCGAGAACCCGCACCAGAAGGCGGCCTTCTACGTGGAGGACAACATCGAGGAGTCCAGCGTCGCCACTGCCCACCAATTGCAGGGCAAGGCCCTCTCCTACAACAACATCGCGGACACCGACGCGGCACTGGAATGCGTCAAGCAGTTCGATGAAGGGCCCGCCTGCGTGATCGTCAAGCACGCCAACCCCTGTGGCGTGGCTGTGGGCGAAAGCCTGCTCGAGGCCTACGACCGCGCCTATGCCACCGATCCCGAGTCGGCCTTCGGTGGCATCATCGCCTTCAACGGCGAACTCGACGGCGAGACCGCGCAGGCCATCGTGGACCGCCAGTTCGTCGAGGTCATCATCGCCCCCACGGTCTCCGCCGAAGCCATCGAGGCGGTCTCCGCCAAGCAGAACATCCGCTTGCTGGCCTGTGGTGAATGGGCGGCGGAATCGCTGCACCGACTCGACTTCAAGCGCGTCAACGGCGGCCTGCTGGTACAGGAGGCCGACCTGCAACTGCTGCGCGAGACCCGGGTGGTCACCGAGCGTCAGCCCACCGAGGAGGAAATGCGCGACCTGCTGTTCGCCTGGCGAGTGGCCAAGTTCGTCAAATCCAACGCCATCGTGTACGCGAAAGACGGCATGACCATCGGCGTGGGCGCAGGCCAGATGAGCCGAGTCAACTCGGCGCGTATCGCCGGCATCAAGGCTGAGCACGCCGGGCTGGAGGTGAAGGGCTCGGTGATGGCCTCGGACGCCTTCTTCCCCTTCCGTGACGGCATCGACAACGCCGCCCAGGCCGGCATCGCCGCGGTGATCCAGCCCGGTGGCTCGATGCGCGACGAGGAGGTCATCGCGGCGGCCAACGAGCACGGCATGGCCATGGTGTTCACCGGCATGCGCCACTTCCGTCACTGA
- the accC gene encoding acetyl-CoA carboxylase biotin carboxylase subunit, with translation MLDKVVIANRGEIALRILRACRELGIATVAVHSEADRDLKHVRLADESVCIGPASSTESYLNIPAIISAAEVCDATAIHPGYGFLSENADFAERVESSGFKFIGPRPETIRLMGDKITAIEAMKEAGVPTVPGSDGPLDDDKERTLRLAREIGYPVIIKAAGGGGGRGMRVVHSEAALLNAVSLTKSEAAAAFGNDTVYMEKFLENPRHVEFQVLADEHGNAIHLAERDCSMQRRHQKVVEEAPAPGISEELRAKMGERCAEACRRIGYRGAGTFEFLYENGEFYFIEMNTRVQVEHPVTEMITGVDIVKEQLLIAAGQPLTYRQEDIVVRGHAIECRINAEDPENFMPSPGDITRLHVPGGPGVRVDTHIYSGYRVPPYYDSMIGKLITHGENRDVAIARMRGALSEMVIEGIKTNIPLQADIMADGNFAAGGVNIHYLEKKLGL, from the coding sequence ATGCTGGACAAAGTCGTCATTGCCAACCGGGGCGAGATCGCCCTGCGCATCCTGCGCGCCTGCCGCGAGTTGGGCATCGCCACCGTGGCCGTGCACTCCGAGGCGGACCGCGATCTCAAGCACGTGCGCCTGGCCGACGAGTCGGTGTGCATCGGCCCCGCCTCGTCGACCGAGAGCTACCTGAACATCCCGGCGATCATCAGCGCCGCCGAGGTGTGCGACGCCACCGCCATCCACCCCGGCTACGGCTTCCTCTCCGAGAACGCCGACTTCGCCGAGCGCGTGGAGAGTTCGGGCTTCAAGTTCATCGGCCCGCGCCCCGAGACCATCCGCCTGATGGGTGACAAGATCACCGCCATCGAGGCCATGAAGGAGGCCGGCGTGCCCACGGTGCCCGGCTCCGACGGGCCGCTGGACGACGACAAGGAGCGCACCCTCCGCCTGGCGCGCGAGATCGGCTACCCGGTGATCATCAAGGCCGCCGGCGGCGGTGGCGGTCGCGGCATGCGCGTGGTGCACTCCGAGGCCGCGCTGCTGAATGCCGTCTCGCTGACGAAAAGCGAGGCGGCCGCGGCTTTCGGCAACGACACCGTGTACATGGAGAAGTTTCTCGAGAACCCGCGGCATGTCGAGTTCCAGGTGCTGGCCGACGAGCACGGCAACGCCATCCACCTGGCCGAGCGCGACTGCTCCATGCAGCGCCGTCACCAGAAGGTGGTCGAGGAGGCCCCGGCGCCGGGCATCTCCGAGGAACTCCGCGCCAAAATGGGCGAACGCTGCGCCGAGGCCTGCCGTCGCATCGGCTATCGCGGCGCCGGCACCTTCGAATTCCTGTACGAGAACGGCGAATTCTACTTCATCGAGATGAACACCCGGGTACAGGTGGAACATCCGGTCACCGAGATGATCACCGGCGTGGACATCGTCAAGGAACAACTGCTGATCGCTGCCGGCCAGCCGCTGACTTACCGCCAGGAAGACATTGTGGTGCGCGGGCACGCCATCGAGTGCCGTATCAACGCCGAGGACCCCGAGAACTTCATGCCCAGCCCCGGTGACATCACCCGCCTGCACGTGCCGGGCGGACCGGGCGTGCGCGTGGACACTCACATCTACAGCGGCTACCGGGTACCTCCCTACTACGATTCCATGATCGGCAAGCTGATCACCCACGGCGAGAACCGCGACGTGGCCATCGCGCGCATGCGCGGGGCGCTGTCCGAGATGGTGATCGAGGGCATCAAGACCAACATCCCCTTGCAGGCCGACATCATGGCCGACGGCAACTTCGCCGCGGGCGGGGTCAACATCCATTACCTGGAAAAGAAGCTCGGTCTCTGA
- a CDS encoding zinc-ribbon and DUF3426 domain-containing protein, whose product MRTRCPHCRTAYDVDPQILQQSQGLARCYRCTQAFNAFQNAIDTPPSPPATPEVVAEPHPLEESDTSFLVEEETLEAPDIPSSEGRGERRDPAVSLELSTPPHKDEPAIHTLPDELPPLTDTWAQEAPDPVPEGTLDEEDLLHPPPPRRIPWWQKLLVLILSLTLLAQLAWIRRDLWINLPQTTQLCAILDCQLPDRYRPQDFTVIERTMESDAGPPAALRLWLAIRNDAPFAQPLPRLQLTLQDATGTLVARRVFSPEQYLPPDWSGPPAALPGEVITIELRLKDPGPRAQGFVIDFL is encoded by the coding sequence ATGAGGACCCGTTGCCCGCATTGCCGCACCGCCTACGACGTGGACCCGCAGATCCTGCAGCAGTCACAGGGGCTGGCACGCTGCTATCGCTGCACCCAAGCGTTCAACGCCTTCCAGAACGCGATCGATACCCCCCCATCACCACCCGCCACGCCGGAGGTGGTAGCCGAACCCCACCCCCTGGAAGAGTCGGACACCTCCTTCCTGGTCGAGGAGGAGACCCTCGAGGCCCCGGACATCCCGTCCTCGGAGGGCAGGGGTGAACGGCGGGATCCTGCGGTGTCGCTCGAACTGAGTACTCCCCCCCACAAGGACGAGCCCGCCATCCACACCCTGCCCGACGAGCTGCCGCCGCTCACGGATACCTGGGCGCAGGAAGCGCCGGACCCTGTACCCGAGGGGACGTTGGACGAGGAAGACCTGCTGCACCCTCCACCACCACGACGCATCCCCTGGTGGCAGAAGCTGCTGGTGCTGATCCTTTCGCTCACCCTGCTCGCACAGCTCGCCTGGATACGGCGCGACCTGTGGATCAACCTGCCGCAGACGACACAGCTGTGCGCCATCCTCGATTGCCAGCTGCCGGACCGCTACCGTCCGCAGGACTTCACCGTGATCGAACGCACCATGGAGTCCGATGCCGGCCCGCCGGCCGCGCTGCGCCTGTGGCTGGCGATCCGCAACGATGCTCCCTTCGCCCAGCCACTGCCGCGCCTGCAACTCACCCTGCAGGATGCCACCGGCACCCTGGTGGCACGCCGCGTGTTCTCCCCCGAACAGTACCTGCCGCCAGACTGGTCCGGCCCGCCCGCCGCCCTGCCGGGGGAAGTAATCACTATCGAGCTGCGCCTGAAGGATCCCGGCCCCCGCGCCCAGGGCTTCGTGATCGACTTCCTGTAG
- a CDS encoding SDR family oxidoreductase, which translates to MQWPEQRVILTGAGGGMGRLLAAELAERGCHLALLDANGEALEDLLSQLEPRRVTGITVDLSHADICMAAADQAQEFLGGVDILINLAGMMSFRAYDDEDPQAIERLLHVNLLAPMWLTRAVLPTMRRQGQGAIINIGSIFGSIGFAHFTAYSTSKAGLRGFSEALRRELADSGIHVGYIAPRAVRTPMNDDRIQRMGEATGMHMDPPEQVVQTIIEAIEQRRKECFIGFPESLFVRINALFPRIVDNALKKQNRIARSYATGDA; encoded by the coding sequence ATGCAGTGGCCTGAACAGCGCGTCATCCTCACCGGCGCCGGTGGTGGCATGGGCCGCTTGCTGGCCGCCGAACTGGCCGAGCGCGGCTGCCACCTGGCCCTGCTGGACGCCAACGGCGAGGCACTGGAGGACCTGCTCTCGCAACTCGAACCACGGCGGGTGACCGGCATCACGGTCGATCTCTCGCATGCCGATATCTGCATGGCCGCGGCCGACCAGGCGCAGGAATTCCTCGGCGGCGTGGACATACTGATCAACCTGGCCGGCATGATGTCCTTTCGCGCCTACGACGACGAAGATCCGCAGGCCATCGAACGCCTGCTGCACGTCAACCTGCTGGCGCCGATGTGGTTGACCCGCGCCGTGCTCCCGACCATGCGCCGGCAGGGACAAGGCGCCATCATCAACATCGGCTCCATCTTCGGCTCCATCGGCTTTGCCCATTTCACCGCCTACTCGACCAGCAAGGCGGGACTGCGCGGATTCTCCGAGGCCCTGCGCCGGGAACTGGCCGACAGCGGCATCCATGTCGGCTACATCGCCCCACGCGCGGTACGCACGCCGATGAACGACGACCGCATCCAGCGCATGGGCGAAGCCACCGGCATGCACATGGATCCTCCGGAACAGGTGGTGCAGACCATCATCGAGGCCATCGAACAGCGGCGCAAGGAATGCTTCATCGGCTTCCCGGAATCCCTGTTCGTACGCATCAATGCCCTGTTTCCCCGCATCGTGGACAACGCCTTGAAGAAACAGAACCGCATCGCGCGGTCATACGCTACAGGAGACGCCTGA
- the accB gene encoding acetyl-CoA carboxylase biotin carboxyl carrier protein produces MDIRKVNKLIELLEESDVAEIEIHEGEESVRISRISSSAPTMVMPAAAPAPAPAPAPAAAPAATESSSAPAEEAEPEGHIIRSPMVGTFYRAPSPTSKLFVEEGSKVSAGDTLCIIEAMKILNQIESDISGTVQKILVENGQPVEYNQPLFVIG; encoded by the coding sequence ATGGACATCCGCAAAGTCAATAAACTGATCGAACTGCTCGAAGAGTCCGACGTGGCCGAGATCGAGATCCACGAAGGCGAGGAGTCAGTCCGCATCAGCCGTATCAGCAGCAGCGCGCCGACGATGGTCATGCCCGCCGCCGCGCCGGCACCTGCCCCGGCCCCGGCCCCGGCCGCCGCACCGGCAGCGACAGAGAGCAGCTCGGCACCGGCCGAGGAGGCCGAACCCGAGGGGCACATCATCCGCTCGCCCATGGTGGGCACTTTCTACCGTGCCCCCTCGCCGACTTCCAAGCTCTTCGTCGAAGAAGGCTCCAAGGTCTCGGCCGGCGACACCTTGTGCATCATCGAGGCGATGAAGATCCTCAACCAGATCGAGTCGGACATCTCCGGCACGGTACAGAAGATCCTGGTCGAGAACGGCCAGCCGGTCGAGTACAACCAACCGCTGTTCGTGATCGGATAG
- a CDS encoding AMP-binding protein, protein MSPVLRSLAGQAIAHPDDTALIGDQGSLSWSQLHEAGQTLRAWLRERQPRTVALYADNGPLWVIADLACLAEQIPCVPLPLFFSPAQIQHAIDDCGADLLLCDQPEPESIPLAVRSKQGQYMTLGEQQFWAFPLITLQGNAPDLRETARITYTSGSTGAPKGVRLSLEAMESVASSLCLATDARREDRHLSVLPYATLLENIAGIYAPILAGATLLCPSLSRVGLQGSSRFDPGRLVQVMRELEPSTLILTPQLLQGLVEVLQKTRQAPHPGLRFIAVGGAVIAPQLLERAQRLGLPVYQGYGLSECSSAVTLCTPDQQRRGSVGHPLPHIDVRVADDGEILVKGALFQGYVGTDTPVIDADGYWHTGDIGHFDDDGFLYVAGRKRDIFITSFGRNVSPEWVEQQLMVQAPIVQACVLGEEQPFSIAILVAAPEATPQAIADAIEQANHQLPDYARIGDWILADAPFTLDNKLLGPSGQPLRHAIQQRYADRITQCYQEAS, encoded by the coding sequence ATGAGCCCGGTGCTGCGCTCACTCGCGGGCCAGGCCATCGCCCACCCGGACGACACCGCCCTGATCGGTGATCAGGGTTCCCTCTCATGGTCGCAACTGCACGAGGCGGGGCAGACCCTGCGCGCCTGGCTGCGCGAACGCCAGCCAAGGACCGTTGCCCTGTATGCCGACAACGGTCCCCTCTGGGTGATCGCCGACCTGGCCTGTCTTGCCGAACAGATCCCCTGCGTACCGCTCCCCCTGTTCTTCTCACCGGCGCAGATCCAGCATGCAATCGACGACTGCGGCGCCGACCTGCTGCTTTGCGACCAGCCCGAGCCCGAATCCATCCCCCTCGCGGTGCGCTCGAAACAGGGGCAATACATGACCTTGGGCGAGCAGCAATTCTGGGCCTTTCCATTGATCACCCTCCAGGGCAACGCACCCGATCTGCGCGAGACTGCCCGGATCACCTACACATCGGGCTCGACCGGTGCCCCCAAGGGGGTGCGATTGAGTCTGGAGGCCATGGAAAGCGTCGCCAGCTCCCTGTGCCTGGCCACCGATGCCCGACGCGAGGACCGCCACCTCTCGGTCCTGCCCTATGCCACGCTGCTGGAGAACATCGCAGGCATCTATGCGCCGATCCTGGCGGGCGCCACCCTGCTCTGCCCGAGCCTGTCACGAGTCGGCCTGCAAGGCAGCAGCCGCTTCGACCCCGGGCGACTGGTGCAGGTCATGCGGGAACTCGAACCCTCCACCCTGATTCTCACGCCACAACTGCTGCAGGGATTGGTAGAGGTCCTGCAAAAGACACGGCAGGCGCCGCATCCCGGGCTGCGCTTCATCGCCGTGGGCGGCGCCGTGATCGCCCCGCAACTGCTGGAACGGGCCCAACGCCTGGGGCTGCCGGTCTACCAGGGCTATGGCCTGTCCGAATGCTCCAGCGCAGTCACCCTGTGTACCCCGGACCAGCAACGGCGGGGCAGCGTCGGCCACCCCCTCCCGCATATCGACGTGCGGGTTGCCGATGATGGCGAGATCCTGGTCAAGGGCGCCTTGTTCCAGGGCTATGTTGGTACCGACACGCCAGTGATCGATGCGGACGGTTACTGGCACACCGGCGACATCGGCCACTTCGACGACGACGGCTTCCTGTACGTCGCGGGCCGGAAACGTGACATCTTCATCACCTCTTTCGGCCGCAACGTCTCACCCGAGTGGGTGGAACAACAGCTGATGGTACAGGCGCCGATCGTGCAGGCCTGCGTACTGGGCGAGGAGCAACCGTTCAGCATCGCGATCCTCGTCGCCGCTCCGGAAGCCACGCCACAGGCCATCGCCGATGCCATCGAGCAGGCCAACCATCAGTTGCCGGACTATGCCCGCATCGGCGACTGGATACTGGCCGACGCCCCTTTCACCCTGGACAACAAACTGCTCGGCCCGTCGGGGCAACCATTGCGCCACGCCATCCAGCAGCGCTATGCAGACCGTATCACCCAGTGCTACCAGGAGGCCTCATGA
- a CDS encoding thermostable hemolysin → MANILLPGTARREHGKGNSQWIDIRLADEGTAAYDRLRSFVGEAFRRCYGAEIRHFLPHFLHIRDTEGRHQTVVGYRGGHEGAFFLEHYLDQPIEQVLSQHLGEAIDRGQIVEVGNLADSTPGMARLSILATTRCLYGMGYRWVVFTGVRRLYNAFRRLGLRPMELADADPSRLQEDEARRWGNYYRDQPKVYVGRIEDGYRRLISARSGRPAANASGSLAVPS, encoded by the coding sequence ATGGCCAATATCCTCCTCCCCGGCACGGCGCGCCGAGAACACGGCAAGGGCAACAGCCAGTGGATCGACATCCGCCTGGCCGATGAAGGCACAGCAGCCTACGACCGACTCCGATCCTTCGTCGGCGAGGCGTTCCGCCGATGCTACGGTGCGGAGATCCGTCACTTCCTGCCGCACTTCCTACACATCCGCGACACGGAAGGACGCCACCAGACTGTCGTGGGCTACCGCGGCGGACACGAGGGCGCCTTCTTTCTCGAGCACTACCTGGACCAGCCAATCGAACAGGTCTTGAGCCAACACCTGGGGGAGGCGATCGACCGCGGGCAGATCGTCGAGGTCGGCAACCTGGCCGATTCCACGCCGGGCATGGCCCGTCTCTCCATCCTCGCCACCACCCGTTGCCTGTATGGCATGGGCTACCGCTGGGTGGTATTCACCGGCGTGCGGCGCCTGTACAACGCCTTTCGTCGCCTGGGTCTGCGCCCCATGGAACTGGCCGACGCCGATCCCTCGCGCCTGCAGGAGGACGAGGCCCGGCGCTGGGGCAACTACTATCGCGACCAGCCCAAGGTCTATGTCGGACGCATCGAGGACGGTTATCGGCGCCTGATCTCGGCACGGAGCGGTCGGCCGGCAGCCAACGCTTCAGGCTCTCTGGCAGTACCGTCATGA
- a CDS encoding TenA family transcriptional regulator, translating to MNFYQQLLDATASERHELLTIPFIVEGAAGKLGLASYQAFLTQAYHHVKHTVPLLMATGARLPEHLEWLREAVGEYIEEEMGHQEWILDDLAATGADPEAVRNGEPLPATELMVTYAWDTIHRRNPVGFFGMVLVLEGTSVTLATHAADNIRRALGLPPAAFRYLTSHGSLDEGHISFYENLVNRLEDPEDCRAVIHAARMFYRLYGDIFRSLPMIPLNMEENNDAVA from the coding sequence ATGAACTTCTACCAACAACTACTGGATGCCACCGCCAGCGAACGTCACGAGCTGTTGACCATCCCCTTCATCGTCGAGGGCGCGGCTGGAAAGCTCGGACTTGCGAGTTACCAGGCTTTCCTCACCCAGGCCTATCATCACGTAAAGCACACGGTCCCCCTGCTGATGGCCACCGGTGCCCGCCTGCCCGAGCACCTGGAGTGGCTGCGCGAGGCAGTGGGCGAATACATCGAAGAGGAAATGGGCCACCAGGAATGGATACTCGACGACCTGGCGGCCACGGGCGCCGATCCGGAGGCCGTGCGCAACGGCGAGCCACTGCCCGCCACCGAGCTGATGGTGACCTATGCCTGGGACACCATTCATCGGCGCAACCCCGTGGGCTTCTTCGGCATGGTGCTGGTGCTCGAGGGCACCAGCGTTACCCTGGCGACCCATGCCGCAGACAACATCCGGCGCGCGCTCGGCCTGCCTCCCGCAGCCTTCCGCTACCTGACCTCGCATGGCTCCCTGGACGAAGGGCATATCAGCTTCTACGAAAACCTGGTCAACCGCCTCGAAGACCCTGAAGACTGTCGGGCGGTGATCCATGCCGCGCGCATGTTCTACCGGCTCTACGGCGACATCTTCCGTTCCCTGCCCATGATTCCCCTGAACATGGAGGAGAACAACGATGCAGTGGCCTGA